In a genomic window of Xenopus laevis strain J_2021 chromosome 5S, Xenopus_laevis_v10.1, whole genome shotgun sequence:
- the fam124b.S gene encoding protein FAM124B, protein MDERQPVLPLTVHLLANSGDSLAFQLAVDRLLHRICSDVPLFLVSERAAPIKLYECQKKRSEFPGISVTLFLREDLGEERIDLLQSFFQLPPWAHIITDFQEGRSCPVKLPLCDYYSLDTHMPVWEIRHVHYGTEIVRLTVYCSCDNYEDAVRLYETILQKEATSQKAGFCFFVLYSTSHVSVQLSLKQLHPGISVQVKDACALQFAVHAVGQLVPLLPYPCVPISDTRWQTQDYDGNKILLLVVGNTTATEVKTESKAASTLMVNPNSSSLLFSSLNRSMEAQVQTAKDSIIPKNVCVPCNSLDQSETVYNNISPSQKMMTTHGVQMKETESNVDTGYTVVSLTSQQAYMCELLEDKQRSPASEDIYFSTSKSKSPQNMSYKQSLSSDVAKGGKAFGMAENMFHVERDQIHNSNIYISEEEEFFI, encoded by the exons ATGGATGAAAGACAACCAGTTTTGCCTCTTACTGTTCATCTCCTTGCCAACTCAGGTGATTCACTTGCCTTTCAACTTGCTGTTGATCGTCTTCTCCACAGGATATGCTCAGATGTCCCGTTGTTTCTTGTGTCGGAACGGGCTGCTCCCATTAAGCTGTATGAGTGCCAAAAGAAAAGGAGCGAATTCCCAGGAATATCAGTGACACTGTTCCTGCGTGAGGACTTGGGGGAGGAAAGGATTGATCTCCTGCAAAGTTTTTTCCAGCTACCTCCATGGGCTCACATAATCACAGACTTCCAGGAAGGAAGATCCTGCCCTGTTAAACTGCCGCTTTGTGATTATTATAGTCTGGATACACACATGCCTGTGTGGGAAATAAGGCATGTCCATTACGGCACAGAAATTGTGAGACTTACTGTGTATTGTAGCTGTGATAACTATGAAGATGCCGTAAGGCTGTATGAAACAATCCTGCAGAAGGAGGCAACGAGCCAAAAAGCTGGATTTTGTTTCTTTGTACTGTATTCTACAAGTCATGTGTCTGTTCAGCTTTCCCTAAAGCAGCTGCACCCAGGGATATCTGTGCAAGTTAAGGATGCGTGTGCTCTGCAGTTTGCTGTTCATGCAGTGGGACAACTGGTTCCTCTACTGCCCTATCCTTGTGTGCCCATCAGTGATACCAGGTGGCAAACTCAAGATTATGATGGGAACAAAATCCTCCTTCTg GTTGTCGGCAACACTACAGCAACAGAAGTTAAGACTGAAAGCAAAGCCGCCAGTACACTAATGGTGAATCCTAATAGCTCATCATTACTGTTCAGCTCTCTGAATAGAAGTATGGAAGCGCAAGTGCAGACTGCAAAAGACAGCATTATCCCTAAAAATGTCTGTGTGCCTTGCAACTCCTTGGATCAAAGTGAAACCGTATACAATAACATCAGTCCCTCACAGAAAATGATGACAACACACGGTGTTCAAATGAAAGAAACCGAGAGTAATGTGGATACTGGATATACAGTTGTCAGCCTGACAAGTCAGCAGGCTTATATGTGTGAGCTTTTAGAGGATAAGCAGCGTTCTCCTGCTTCAGAAGATATCTACTTTTCCACTTCAAAAAGCAAAAGTCCCCAGAATATGTCCTATAAACAGTCTTTATCCTCTGATGTGGCCAAAGGTGGTAAAGCATTTGGCATGGCAGAAAACATGTTTCATGTTGAGAGAGACCAGATACAcaacagcaatatatatataagtgaagAAGAAGAGTTTTTTATTTGA